The sequence ATGGGGAGGTTGATTTTTGGCTCATCTTGCAGTATTTgagtgtgtacgtttgtgtgtgcgtgcgtatgtgtgtttgcctgcgaCCAAAATCCAGATCGAAGTACTTACATGATCTAAGGAGAATTAACCCTTTTGTCATCAGTCAGCTAGTGTTATGATCATTTAGgccaatctttttttaaattgttttaacaCCAAACACGGCAAAAATATTGTGCAACCTTTTAATATTTGCAAATTATTGATATTTGCCACATACACACTTTAGTCGCATGTGTCGGAGATAGAACCACGTGTTGATTCTGAACCAAAGCGTATCTCTGCCCTAGGAAGGCCTGTCCTGTTGACAGAAGCTCTTTATTTAAAGCAGGGCTacttaaaagagagagagagagagggagagagagagagagggagagagagagagagagagagagagagagagagagagagagagagaggagagagagagagagagagagagagagagagagagagagagagagagagagagagagagagagagagagagagagagagagaggcaagcaCTGTGTACCTGTCTCTCATTAAGGCCACATTAAGACCTAGCTTGACcgggagctctctctctctccctcagtgggACAATGATTGTCTTTCTTGGAGGTTCTGTGTCAACAAAATGAATAGTGGCGGCTTCCGACCTGTTACCCAGAAGACACTGATACTAATGCGGGTCTCCCTGGATTAGCCCGGTCCCCCAGGAAGCATGGGGTCCAGGCAGAAGGGAAGTGGAGGGGCTCATCCGCGAGGCAGGAGTTAGGGGCCAATGTTGAGTAGCTGTGTCGTGCCATGGCATAATATAGCCGGAGCAAGAAGGAGaatatgtgtgtctgcatgctgcCATGGGAGGAGTGTTAAGTTGGGTTCGCAGCTCGCGTCTGTGGGCTGGTGGTGGATACAAGTCATGTGCTGAGGCTCTGGAGAGTAAGTAGAGCTTTTCTTCAAGTGGTTGTATGTAGTGAGACGTGTTCCTCTGGTCCGAGTGGAAGGATCCTGACATCTTGAATCTTAAAGGAAGTCATGGTCAAGTTCTCATCGTTTTTTTCTCTCAACTAGCTACACCAAGAGCATGaccacaaagtgtgtgtgtgtgtgtgtgtgtgtgtgtgtgtgtgtgtgtgtgtgtgtgtttgtgtgtgtgtgtgtgtgtgtgtgtgtgtgtgtgtgtgtgtgtgtgtgtgtgtttgtgtgtgaatgcatacGTGCGCATGGGTGCGTGGCTTTCTTCCTTATGTTCATTTTTGTACAACATTTTAAAAATTCCTTAAGTTCCTATATTATAATACTGACTTTTATTCCTATCATTAAATGGTGTTGTTTGAGCTCGAAGACATAGAAAGATAGGATTGATAGAGttcagagtagagtagagtacacACTACAACAACCAGATTGATAGAGAAGTCATGGTTGGCTCTGACTCCCAACACAGTGTTTCTGTTTCAATTAGTACCATTCTCCAAGTCATGAAATCTGACTTTGTATCGGATCACCTTTATCAGACTTGATCAGTATTAGGCTAATCcccttaagacacacacacacacacacacacacacacacacacacacacacacacacacacacacacacacacacacacacacacacacacacacacacacacacacacacacaccccaacgaatacacacacagacacacatcttaTGTCCTTTGATTGACTTTAAtctcactcccccccaccctcttgtCCTTGTCCCTCGCCCACAGACTCAGGAAGCCCTTGAAGACTCCCGCCACAGCGTAGACGGCCTGGGCCCGGGAGGAGTAGGGCCCCCTTCCGCCGCGGACCCCCTGGGAGGGCACTCGGGGACCACCCAACGCCCCACCCCGCCCTCATGGCCGGCCCGCAGGCCTTCGGACCTGCGCCCAGACGGGAAGGACGGCCCGGGGACGCTCCTGGGAGCGGAGGATCGCTGCTCCCACGCCGGACCTAGCCGGGCCCGCCAGAGGGAGTCAGTCCACGCCGCCAGGCAGGAACCACAGGAGGCCGCCGGGACCCACCCGCGTCCCACCGGCTGCTGCAGGAGGAGAAGCCCCGAGCTCGaccctctggacctctggaaacagcagcagcagcagcagcagcgtggcCTTAAAGACTGTAGCACAGTGCCACCGGAGCTCCATCCAGAGACACACGGGACAGACTGCGGCCACGGCCGGCCCGGGTCACAGAGCCTCTGCAGGGTCACACAGACCCTGCCGTGCAGCTCAGAGGTGTGCGGGTCACATGGACATAGCCCCCACTGCACAGACAGCGCCACAGAGAGTGCCACAGACAGCGCCACAGACAGCTACGTAGGCAACGCGGAGGTAAATGCCACGTCCCTAGGTCTCACTGCTGAGCCCCCCTTTCCCACGCAGAGTAGAGAAAGCCCACAATGCACCAGGACACAGTATGTAGGACGCCCCGATACCTGCGCCATACAGATAAACGAGACAGAGGAAGGGGTCATTGGGACGTTCGAGAACGCCGGGTTGCTACCAACTCATGAAAGCACAGATGTAGAAACACAGGCCCTATGTGAGCGGGATGTTGAACGAGGAAGCATTGAACCGGTCGGCTCTAATTATGTCGATAACTTTGCTGATCCAAACAACAGGGAGTGTACAGACAGCCACGACCAGTGTAAACAGGAGTGTGGTACAGAATATGTAGTTACAATAGATGAAAGCGGTGCAGACATAGATAGCATAGAAGTGTTTGAGGTAGAACAACACAATTTGTCTGAGAGTATTGGGACAGAGAGTGTACCAATTCACGAAAGAGAGAGTAACTGTACAGACAGTTTAACTGATGAAGATTTGACTGCCCTGCTGAACTCGACAGGGGCACACAGCTATCACCCCACACCTGGTGACACGGAACATATAAACTGGTCTAGTAGCACGTCTACAGATGTAAACAAAGCCCAGGGTACAACAGAATCCCCCGTACcacaaaatacaaacaaagcaATTctagacacacaagcacaaattgTTTCCTCATCAGACAACTTGGACAGTTGTTTTTCTAGCCCAACAGAGGAGAGCCCGAGTGTCCTATTGGATTCAACCCCTCAGTTCTTTCTTTGTACCGATGTGACACACAGCTGTGTGGTTGACCTCGAAACAGTGGTAAATAAAGCATCAGCGACGGTCAATGAAAtcggctcctccatcaccttctTGGCCGAGGCTGAGTCCCTTTTCTCTTTCGCCGGTGGTGCACCAGACTTAGCCGGGTCCGTTCCCCGGGCTCCTCAGAGAGCTGCTCCTGGGTCCACCCCCGGTCACGACACCCGGCAGCGCAGGGAGAAGCGAcccggacgccgccgccgccgccccccccggggCTCGAAGGCGTCGCCCTTGCAAGACCTGGATCAAACCCAGTGTTCGACTCCCGAGAGCCTGGAGAAGGAGTCCGCCGTCTGGCATCAGCCTGTCTCCCTGGAGCTGTTTGAGGAGGTCCAGGAATGCTCCGAGCTACCAGGGCCTGGCTCAGTTCAGACACCCCCTGACAGAGGTGGAGCCTGTTGGGAAGTTCTGCCGCCTCTCATAGATAAGGTTGTAGTTTCCCCAGAGTGTGATGTGCTAGTGTGTCCCCCCAACCTACTGCCAGAGAGCtcagtgggggaggggaggaaggcaGAATCAGCCTTCCCTCTCCCTTTACAACAcaacaggggaggggaggagagcacGGAGGCTGCAGGGAGTAATGTTTGCTTTGACCAGAGAGGAGTTCTAGGACTAGAAAACCCCTCACTGTCCAATACTGACACGGCAGACGAGTGTGAGAGCATCGAAGTCGACGTCAACTCGAGAGAATGTTTCGGTCACCTGGATGCCCTTCCTACTGTGGTTTGGGAGGTCGAGGAAAGTCCTGCAGAACCGTCAGTCTTAAACCCTGATTCGTATCACTGCAGAGAACACCCAGATCCGGGTCAAGGGCCGGTTCCCCTGTCCAATAGAGAAAGAATTTGCAGTTTAAAAGAGCAGGGTGTAAAACTGCTGGAGAGCCCAAACAGTCCCACGGTCCCCTGGAACGCGCTGGCCTCCCTCCCTGTGCCGCTCTCCGActccaacaacaacacaaaggcCAGAGCCGGAGGAGCAGACGACACGGAGAGCACAGGCTGGTCCTCCAACGGACCACAGAGCAGCTCCCAGACCACTGAGAACACAGTTTGTGATAGAGACGAGTCCGCAACAACAACCCAGACCGCTGACCTTTTGGAGCGCTCAGAGAAGCCCCAAGAGGTTTCTGATGCGTTGCCCTCCCCGGTGAGCCGCGACCGCTACTGGAGCAGCGAGGACTCGGCTGTGTCCGGTCTTGGGGAGGACCTGGAGGCTCTAAatcaggaggaggacctggaaGAACATCAGAACGAGGAGAAACTCAATTACATCTCTGATCAGATAGACGGCGGGTGCAGGGATGTTGGGGAGCGGTTAGGCTCAGTCACACAGAGTGCCTGTGACCTTGAACCTTTAGTGCCCCAGCTGGAGCCAGCACTGCTAATGGACACAGGATGCAATGAGGAGCTGAATAATTGCAGCAGCAGGCCACCTGACTACACAGAGTCCTTTGAGGATTACCTTCTGGAGCACAGAGAGCCACAGGAGAGCGGTTCCAAATGTCCACAGCAGGTGGGTCGAATTTCCAAAGACCCATACCCATGCCTGGACATTGGTACAATCAAAAGCTTAGATCCCATTCTGGAGGCAGACCGTCAGGACAGCTCAGTGGCATCCGAGGATGATTCACAATTGAAAGCACAAAAAGTGGATGACATGGGGCCAGTAGAAGAAGAGGGAAGTTTAAATGTCTCATCTGGGAACCTGACACCATCTATTCCCGAAAGTTCATACAGCCAGCATGAGCCTGAAGAAGAGCCCTCAACCACCACTGAGATGAAGGCCCTGAGTCACGCCCCAGTGGCTGAGATGGACGACCTCACCACTGCTCCTCTTCTGAGGCCCGGCGGAGAGAAGCTCTGCAGACCCATGACCATGACCTGTGACCCCACATCCTACGGTGCAGAAAGCACTATCGATGAGGAGGACAAAACGAGTAAGAAGGGCAAAACAAAGGGCAGCCCGACAGCCAACAAGGCTTCTAAGTTCTCCGTCTTTGCCAAGATGCCCTCATTCCGAAAAGCCAAGGGCGTGAAGGGATCCAAGGCAGAGGAGCCTTCCAGAGAGTCCCCTGAAAGAGGAGAAGAGTCGGCTCCTTCCAGGACCCCTGAGTCTGAGCACAGTGTCCATGAGGACAACTCAGACGAAGAGGCCCCCGTCAAGGGAAGCTGCAGCGTTGACCAGACGCCGGTAACGCTAACCTGTCCTTCGAGACAGGGCGAGGCAGAAGAAGACAGCTACGGCTTCTTCCCCACTACACCCAGGACACGCCACGTCCAGCAGCTCTCCAGCAACGGGGCTCCGAGCGAGGCCAACGGAGGCGCCCAGGACCCCGACGGGCCCCACCTCCAGCAGGGGCAAGCGGCCGACGGCCAGGGCTACAAGAGGAGCAAGAGCAACGACAGCCTCAACAGCAACATCCGCATGCGCTTCGCCCAAGCCCACAAGTCCCTCTCCAGCCTGTTCGAGTCTCGCTCTATGGACAAGGAGAACGAGGAGCACCTCAACTCGGCCAACGAGGGCGATTTGGGTCGAGCCAGACAATCCTGGAGAAGGCTAAAGAGGGCCAAAGAGGCAGAGCTGCTGAGAAGGGCTCTCTCGGTGCCCGAAGGGGACACCAGCAGGACTGGGAGTGGGGAGAACCTTGAAGACCTGTCCGTTCAGGACAGGGTGAGCATCCCTGGTTCACCCGCCTCACTCAGGGCCCTCCGCCACACCGATCCCCTCTGCAAGAGGGGGGTCCCACAGGGGGACACCACAGATATCCCCCACGGGTGCAAGTccgagggccagaggaggaaatGCGCAGCAAACGGCCTGCCGATCACATCGCCCTCGTCCTCAGACGACTCGGAGGCCACACCGGTCAACGGACCCAACCCACCCGTCCAGCCGTCGTCTCAGGTCAGCCTGTCCCACCCGCACCACCCTCCTACCGGAGTCCCATCGTCCCCACCGGCCGGGGACGGCCTGGCAGAGGGCCCCCTGCGACCCATGAGCCCTAAGCCCAACAGCCCGCGGCCGGCTGCCCAGCGGAGGGTGTTCCGTTACCCGCACTCGGCCAAAGCCAGTGTCCTCTCCTCGGTTCGTCTGggccagtcagtcagtgtgGACGGCCTCGCGGACCCCCCGGAGAGGCCCAGAACCCTCAAGCCCGCCGCCGGCCCCCTGGgcctctccctcagccctctggaGGGTCCCGAGGGCGGCGTAGACAATCAGTCCCTCACCAGCCTCCATACCATAGGCTCCATCAATGAAATGGAGGTAAGAAGGAGTTTACTTTGCCTCCCCATACAATGCAAATTGATAACAGATTTGCAATTGATGTTATATTTGTAACACGCCTTGCAGTGTATGTTGTGTTTTCTAAACCTTTGCTGTGATCACGCACAACTAGTAAACATCAAAGTAATACAAAATATACGGTAAGGTAACAGAAACAACGACAAACAGAGATCCAAAGCCTGTGTTGTAAGTCATCTGATTGGGACTAGAGGAGAGGCAGTGCATGTCTGTCACCATTAGCTTTACAGCTCTCTGTGGGCACGAAGGTTTCGGGCCCTCTGTGATTGAAagccctgtctgtctcttaGTCTCCGGAGTGACATCATAAATCAGCGCAGGAGACAAAAAAAGTGCTGAACCAGGAGAGCGATAGGGTGCCATGCTGCCGGTTAAAGTGTTGTTTACGCCCCCCATTTAGAGCAGCTTCCATACTCAGGAAAAAAGTCGTCCATCTGTAGTCTGCCCTGCCTGccttggcttgtgtgtgtgtgtgagtgtgtgcgtgtgtgtgtatgtgtgtgtgtgtgtgcgtgtgtgtctgtgtgtttgtacgtgttcTAGCAtggtatatacatgtgtgtgtgtgtggttcgtGTCTAACAACTAGCGTCggtgtgcatgtacgtgcgtGGCAATCGgtgcgcgtgtgcatgagtTTAAGGCCGCCTGTATAATCCAGACGTGTCAGGGAGttgcggggagagagggagtcattCATTCCAGGCCCTGCTCTGTGGGAGACATgataatgaggaggaggagaggcaacAGGGAAAAAGCCCGGGTCAACGCTCCCTCTGTCCTCCGCCAGGTCCCAACTGCGTCTCTACTGGTCTTGTCTTCCCAAGTGTCCATAGTACAACCTTCCCAGCCAGTTCCCTAGAGGGCCGGTCACGTTCTATTTGTAGCCAGAAGGGGATGTAACTGGACAGCTAGCCCCCCCTAGTGGCGGCTCGGAGGAACCGTCAGGGTTACCCAACAGGCCTTCTGCAGTTATTTGATATGCATAGCACGTGCGGCGACATGTCTAGTAATGAATGCTAACCTCCCCTGGATGTACAGAGAGACATTTAGGTTTGACATTTAGGCCAGAATAGCTCTCTGCTGGATACTGAGTCACGATATCAGCTGTATCACCTCCACCCAATAGCTTTGCAGCGCATACTGGTTGACTTAACTGTTGTCCACAGGTAAACTACTACCAAAGTCTATTTATAAACCCACTGCGTTTGATCCGTCTAACCCATTAACTGTGCACTCACAAGGAACCCCAAACGCCCAGCCGCCTCCCCTCACTGGTGCGGCAGCGCAGGCTCCCGGAGACCCGGGAACAAGTGGAGGCCGTGGCTCCGGCCCCCAGGGTGCCCGGGGCCGGGCTCCGGCCTGTCCCAGACAGGGTCAGCATCGCGCTTGGGCCGGTTCCGGACTCTCTCGGGACGGGCCCGGACAGGCTCGGGGCCGCACTCCGGCTGGGTCCGGACCGGGTCGGGGCGGGGCCCGGCCCCGGACCGGGGCCAGACAGGGCGCGGTCAGGCCCCCGGCACCGCCGCTGCCTGGACGACctctggatggaggaggagaagtggtACAAGCGCAAGCGGGCCCGGGCAGCGCGGGGGAGTCTAGGCCAGCTGGACCACGTGCTGACCCCGCAAGGCCAGGACAGAGTAAGACCCCCCGATGACGATGAAGACACACAGCTAAGACCAAGCACCGAAAACAATGCACTGCTCTGGAGGCCATCGCCCAATAGCTCCTcactttccttctccttcttctcggTCTTGTTCTGCCTGCGCCTCCACCTCTGCTCACCTTCACCTGTCGCTTCACCTCTTGGCCTCACCGTGGGGGTGTCTGTCGTTGCCACGGATACGGGTTTGGGATTATAAACTC is a genomic window of Gadus chalcogrammus isolate NIFS_2021 chromosome 23, NIFS_Gcha_1.0, whole genome shotgun sequence containing:
- the arhgef4 gene encoding uncharacterized protein arhgef4 isoform X2 translates to MDDEDGNNIARFGPKEESTGTADSEGGSEGRSELLMYLTCPPERYRTAKFSLAAYVLCWALLKWYQKRRCHSTSLQTQEALEDSRHSVDGLGPGGVGPPSAADPLGGHSGTTQRPTPPSWPARRPSDLRPDGKDGPGTLLGAEDRCSHAGPSRARQRESVHAARQEPQEAAGTHPRPTGCCRRRSPELDPLDLWKQQQQQQQRGLKDCSTVPPELHPETHGTDCGHGRPGSQSLCRVTQTLPCSSEVCGSHGHSPHCTDSATESATDSATDSYVGNAEVNATSLGLTAEPPFPTQSRESPQCTRTQYVGRPDTCAIQINETEEGVIGTFENAGLLPTHESTDVETQALCERDVERGSIEPVGSNYVDNFADPNNRECTDSHDQCKQECGTEYVVTIDESGADIDSIEVFEVEQHNLSESIGTESVPIHERESNCTDSLTDEDLTALLNSTGAHSYHPTPGDTEHINWSSSTSTDVNKAQGTTESPVPQNTNKAILDTQAQIVSSSDNLDSCFSSPTEESPSVLLDSTPQFFLCTDVTHSCVVDLETVVNKASATVNEIGSSITFLAEAESLFSFAGGAPDLAGSVPRAPQRAAPGSTPGHDTRQRREKRPGRRRRRPPRGSKASPLQDLDQTQCSTPESLEKESAVWHQPVSLELFEEVQECSELPGPGSVQTPPDRGGACWEVLPPLIDKVVVSPECDVLVCPPNLLPESSVGEGRKAESAFPLPLQHNRGGEESTEAAGSNVCFDQRGVLGLENPSLSNTDTADECESIEVDVNSRECFGHLDALPTVVWEVEESPAEPSVLNPDSYHCREHPDPGQGPVPLSNRERICSLKEQGVKLLESPNSPTVPWNALASLPVPLSDSNNNTKARAGGADDTESTGWSSNGPQSSSQTTENTVCDRDESATTTQTADLLERSEKPQEVSDALPSPVSRDRYWSSEDSAVSGLGEDLEALNQEEDLEEHQNEEKLNYISDQIDGGCRDVGERLGSVTQSACDLEPLVPQLEPALLMDTGCNEELNNCSSRPPDYTESFEDYLLEHREPQESGSKCPQQVGRISKDPYPCLDIGTIKSLDPILEADRQDSSVASEDDSQLKAQKVDDMGPVEEEGSLNVSSGNLTPSIPESSYSQHEPEEEPSTTTEMKALSHAPVAEMDDLTTAPLLRPGGEKLCRPMTMTCDPTSYGAESTIDEEDKTSKKGKTKGSPTANKASKFSVFAKMPSFRKAKGVKGSKAEEPSRESPERGEESAPSRTPESEHSVHEDNSDEEAPVKGSCSVDQTPVTLTCPSRQGEAEEDSYGFFPTTPRTRHVQQLSSNGAPSEANGGAQDPDGPHLQQGQAADGQGYKRSKSNDSLNSNIRMRFAQAHKSLSSLFESRSMDKENEEHLNSANEGDLGRARQSWRRLKRAKEAELLRRALSVPEGDTSRTGSGENLEDLSVQDRVSIPGSPASLRALRHTDPLCKRGVPQGDTTDIPHGCKSEGQRRKCAANGLPITSPSSSDDSEATPVNGPNPPVQPSSQVSLSHPHHPPTGVPSSPPAGDGLAEGPLRPMSPKPNSPRPAAQRRVFRYPHSAKASVLSSVRLGQSVSVDGLADPPERPRTLKPAAGPLGLSLSPLEGPEGGVDNQSLTSLHTIGSINEMEEPQTPSRLPSLVRQRRLPETREQVEAVAPAPRVPGAGLRPVPDRVSIALGPVPDSLGTGPDRLGAALRLGPDRVGAGPGPGPGPDRARSGPRHRRCLDDLWMEEEKWYKRKRARAARGSLGQLDHVLTPQGQDRDRAGVTLGSYEDFRGIPLRAHCFSQSTPIGLDCLGWRGQISYPSVVVPDGGPEKGSLGEDLGSEEDLLYEDFRGSAHRFGHPGGGGGEQLAINELISDGSVVFAEALWDHVTMDDQELGFKAGDVIEVVDATNKEWWWGRILDSEGWFPASFVRLRVNQDEHMEEYLAQFEEAGAGQEDRAGLGLNLGPGLPCKEQMRSNVINEIMSTERDYIKHLKDICEGYIKQCRKRTDMFTEEQLRTIFGNIEDIYRFQRKFLKGLEKKFNKDQPHLSEIGCCFLEHQTDFQIYSEYCNNHPNACLQLSRLMKLNKYVFFFEACRLLQRMIDISLDGFLLTPVQKICKYPLQLAELLKYTNPQHRDYKDVEAALNAMKNVARLINERKRRLENIDKIAQWQSSIEDWEGEDVLSKSSDLIYSGEMSKLSQPQAKSQQRMFFLFDHQMVYCKKDLLRRDMLYYKGRVDMDQMEVTDVEDGREKDFNVSVKNALKLRSLASDSVHLLCAKKPEQKLRWLRAFADERLQVQHDRETGFSLTEVQKKQAMLNACKNHPAGKPKVTRPYYDFLLRQKHPSMPSALPQQQVFMLAEPKRKTSTFWHNIGRLTPFKK
- the arhgef4 gene encoding uncharacterized protein arhgef4 isoform X1; its protein translation is MDDEDGNNIARFGPKEESTGTADSEGGSEGRSELLMYLTCPPERYRTAKFSLAAYVLCWALLKWYQKRRCHSTSLQTQEALEDSRHSVDGLGPGGVGPPSAADPLGGHSGTTQRPTPPSWPARRPSDLRPDGKDGPGTLLGAEDRCSHAGPSRARQRESVHAARQEPQEAAGTHPRPTGCCRRRSPELDPLDLWKQQQQQQQRGLKDCSTVPPELHPETHGTDCGHGRPGSQSLCRVTQTLPCSSEVCGSHGHSPHCTDSATESATDSATDSYVGNAEVNATSLGLTAEPPFPTQSRESPQCTRTQYVGRPDTCAIQINETEEGVIGTFENAGLLPTHESTDVETQALCERDVERGSIEPVGSNYVDNFADPNNRECTDSHDQCKQECGTEYVVTIDESGADIDSIEVFEVEQHNLSESIGTESVPIHERESNCTDSLTDEDLTALLNSTGAHSYHPTPGDTEHINWSSSTSTDVNKAQGTTESPVPQNTNKAILDTQAQIVSSSDNLDSCFSSPTEESPSVLLDSTPQFFLCTDVTHSCVVDLETVVNKASATVNEIGSSITFLAEAESLFSFAGGAPDLAGSVPRAPQRAAPGSTPGHDTRQRREKRPGRRRRRPPRGSKASPLQDLDQTQCSTPESLEKESAVWHQPVSLELFEEVQECSELPGPGSVQTPPDRGGACWEVLPPLIDKVVVSPECDVLVCPPNLLPESSVGEGRKAESAFPLPLQHNRGGEESTEAAGSNVCFDQRGVLGLENPSLSNTDTADECESIEVDVNSRECFGHLDALPTVVWEVEESPAEPSVLNPDSYHCREHPDPGQGPVPLSNRERICSLKEQGVKLLESPNSPTVPWNALASLPVPLSDSNNNTKARAGGADDTESTGWSSNGPQSSSQTTENTVCDRDESATTTQTADLLERSEKPQEVSDALPSPVSRDRYWSSEDSAVSGLGEDLEALNQEEDLEEHQNEEKLNYISDQIDGGCRDVGERLGSVTQSACDLEPLVPQLEPALLMDTGCNEELNNCSSRPPDYTESFEDYLLEHREPQESGSKCPQQVGRISKDPYPCLDIGTIKSLDPILEADRQDSSVASEDDSQLKAQKVDDMGPVEEEGSLNVSSGNLTPSIPESSYSQHEPEEEPSTTTEMKALSHAPVAEMDDLTTAPLLRPGGEKLCRPMTMTCDPTSYGAESTIDEEDKTSKKGKTKGSPTANKASKFSVFAKMPSFRKAKGVKGSKAEEPSRESPERGEESAPSRTPESEHSVHEDNSDEEAPVKGSCSVDQTPVTLTCPSRQGEAEEDSYGFFPTTPRTRHVQQLSSNGAPSEANGGAQDPDGPHLQQGQAADGQGYKRSKSNDSLNSNIRMRFAQAHKSLSSLFESRSMDKENEEHLNSANEGDLGRARQSWRRLKRAKEAELLRRALSVPEGDTSRTGSGENLEDLSVQDRVSIPGSPASLRALRHTDPLCKRGVPQGDTTDIPHGCKSEGQRRKCAANGLPITSPSSSDDSEATPVNGPNPPVQPSSQVSLSHPHHPPTGVPSSPPAGDGLAEGPLRPMSPKPNSPRPAAQRRVFRYPHSAKASVLSSVRLGQSVSVDGLADPPERPRTLKPAAGPLGLSLSPLEGPEGGVDNQSLTSLHTIGSINEMEEPQTPSRLPSLVRQRRLPETREQVEAVAPAPRVPGAGLRPVPDRVSIALGPVPDSLGTGPDRLGAALRLGPDRVGAGPGPGPGPDRARSGPRHRRCLDDLWMEEEKWYKRKRARAARGSLGQLDHVLTPQGQDRDRAGVTLGSYEDFRGIPLRAHCFSQSTPIGLDCLGWRGQISYPSVVVPDGGPEKGSLGEDLGSEEDLLYEDFRGSAHRFGHPGGGGGEQLAINELISDGSVVFAEALWDHVTMDDQELGFKAGDVIEVVDATNKEWWWGRILDSEGWFPASFVRLRVNQDEHMEEYLAQFEEAGAGQEDRAGLGLNLGPGLPCKEQMRSNVINEIMSTERDYIKHLKDICEGYIKQCRKRTDMFTEEQLRTIFGNIEDIYRFQRKFLKGLEKKFNKDQPHLSEIGCCFLEHQTDFQIYSEYCNNHPNACLQLSRLMKLNKYVFFFEACRLLQRMIDISLDGFLLTPVQKICKYPLQLAELLKYTNPQHRDYKDVEAALNAMKNVARLINERKRRLENIDKIAQWQSSIEDWEGEDVLSKSSDLIYSGEMSKLSQPQAKSQQRMFFLFDHQMVYCKKDLLRRDMLYYKGRVDMDQMEVTDVEDGREKDFNVSVKNALKLRSLASDSVHLLCAKKPEQKLRWLRAFADERLQVQHDRETGFSLTEVQKKQAMLNACKNHPAGKPKAVTRPYYDFLLRQKHPSMPSALPQQQVFMLAEPKRKTSTFWHNIGRLTPFKK
- the arhgef4 gene encoding uncharacterized protein arhgef4 isoform X3 yields the protein MLSVLYWLHTIFKTQEALEDSRHSVDGLGPGGVGPPSAADPLGGHSGTTQRPTPPSWPARRPSDLRPDGKDGPGTLLGAEDRCSHAGPSRARQRESVHAARQEPQEAAGTHPRPTGCCRRRSPELDPLDLWKQQQQQQQRGLKDCSTVPPELHPETHGTDCGHGRPGSQSLCRVTQTLPCSSEVCGSHGHSPHCTDSATESATDSATDSYVGNAEVNATSLGLTAEPPFPTQSRESPQCTRTQYVGRPDTCAIQINETEEGVIGTFENAGLLPTHESTDVETQALCERDVERGSIEPVGSNYVDNFADPNNRECTDSHDQCKQECGTEYVVTIDESGADIDSIEVFEVEQHNLSESIGTESVPIHERESNCTDSLTDEDLTALLNSTGAHSYHPTPGDTEHINWSSSTSTDVNKAQGTTESPVPQNTNKAILDTQAQIVSSSDNLDSCFSSPTEESPSVLLDSTPQFFLCTDVTHSCVVDLETVVNKASATVNEIGSSITFLAEAESLFSFAGGAPDLAGSVPRAPQRAAPGSTPGHDTRQRREKRPGRRRRRPPRGSKASPLQDLDQTQCSTPESLEKESAVWHQPVSLELFEEVQECSELPGPGSVQTPPDRGGACWEVLPPLIDKVVVSPECDVLVCPPNLLPESSVGEGRKAESAFPLPLQHNRGGEESTEAAGSNVCFDQRGVLGLENPSLSNTDTADECESIEVDVNSRECFGHLDALPTVVWEVEESPAEPSVLNPDSYHCREHPDPGQGPVPLSNRERICSLKEQGVKLLESPNSPTVPWNALASLPVPLSDSNNNTKARAGGADDTESTGWSSNGPQSSSQTTENTVCDRDESATTTQTADLLERSEKPQEVSDALPSPVSRDRYWSSEDSAVSGLGEDLEALNQEEDLEEHQNEEKLNYISDQIDGGCRDVGERLGSVTQSACDLEPLVPQLEPALLMDTGCNEELNNCSSRPPDYTESFEDYLLEHREPQESGSKCPQQVGRISKDPYPCLDIGTIKSLDPILEADRQDSSVASEDDSQLKAQKVDDMGPVEEEGSLNVSSGNLTPSIPESSYSQHEPEEEPSTTTEMKALSHAPVAEMDDLTTAPLLRPGGEKLCRPMTMTCDPTSYGAESTIDEEDKTSKKGKTKGSPTANKASKFSVFAKMPSFRKAKGVKGSKAEEPSRESPERGEESAPSRTPESEHSVHEDNSDEEAPVKGSCSVDQTPVTLTCPSRQGEAEEDSYGFFPTTPRTRHVQQLSSNGAPSEANGGAQDPDGPHLQQGQAADGQGYKRSKSNDSLNSNIRMRFAQAHKSLSSLFESRSMDKENEEHLNSANEGDLGRARQSWRRLKRAKEAELLRRALSVPEGDTSRTGSGENLEDLSVQDRVSIPGSPASLRALRHTDPLCKRGVPQGDTTDIPHGCKSEGQRRKCAANGLPITSPSSSDDSEATPVNGPNPPVQPSSQVSLSHPHHPPTGVPSSPPAGDGLAEGPLRPMSPKPNSPRPAAQRRVFRYPHSAKASVLSSVRLGQSVSVDGLADPPERPRTLKPAAGPLGLSLSPLEGPEGGVDNQSLTSLHTIGSINEMEEPQTPSRLPSLVRQRRLPETREQVEAVAPAPRVPGAGLRPVPDRVSIALGPVPDSLGTGPDRLGAALRLGPDRVGAGPGPGPGPDRARSGPRHRRCLDDLWMEEEKWYKRKRARAARGSLGQLDHVLTPQGQDRDRAGVTLGSYEDFRGIPLRAHCFSQSTPIGLDCLGWRGQISYPSVVVPDGGPEKGSLGEDLGSEEDLLYEDFRGSAHRFGHPGGGGGEQLAINELISDGSVVFAEALWDHVTMDDQELGFKAGDVIEVVDATNKEWWWGRILDSEGWFPASFVRLRVNQDEHMEEYLAQFEEAGAGQEDRAGLGLNLGPGLPCKEQMRSNVINEIMSTERDYIKHLKDICEGYIKQCRKRTDMFTEEQLRTIFGNIEDIYRFQRKFLKGLEKKFNKDQPHLSEIGCCFLEHQTDFQIYSEYCNNHPNACLQLSRLMKLNKYVFFFEACRLLQRMIDISLDGFLLTPVQKICKYPLQLAELLKYTNPQHRDYKDVEAALNAMKNVARLINERKRRLENIDKIAQWQSSIEDWEGEDVLSKSSDLIYSGEMSKLSQPQAKSQQRMFFLFDHQMVYCKKDLLRRDMLYYKGRVDMDQMEVTDVEDGREKDFNVSVKNALKLRSLASDSVHLLCAKKPEQKLRWLRAFADERLQVQHDRETGFSLTEVQKKQAMLNACKNHPAGKPKAVTRPYYDFLLRQKHPSMPSALPQQQVFMLAEPKRKTSTFWHNIGRLTPFKK